TTTACTACATCGTTTGATATctcaaaatctaatttttgttagtGGCTGAAAGTGAACAATGAGCATATCGGAgctttttccttctttattCCTTTTGGCTTTCCTTCAATTAGAAGACATTATCTTCATTTTGCAATCAACTATTACAAAGTTATTTACAGAAACTTGTTATAAAGTCATGCAGCATGATGCAAGTGAATGATTCTAACAGCTTGGTTTGTGGTCATTGTTTGAATTGATATATTCACGTCTATTGCAATTTGCAATACATCtttctaattaataatttttttgttttgtcatTAATCATCTTCAAACATTTATAAGGTGCCGTCATGTAGCTGAGTGATAATGAAcatgttttaaattttatatttaagaaCTTTAATATCTGTTGGTAAATTGTATATTATGATGGAAGTGAAGTGAGAGTTTCATGGAACACTGTAAATGGAGCTAGTAAATTTATAGCCTTATGGAAAATGATTACTAAGAGTCTTTAAGCGCAATCATGATATATTGACTGAAGGTCTAAACACCTGCTGCGCTTTAGCAAGCTCTGTATTTCCGAAGTATGGAGTGTCTTTTCAGGTAAAATGTTCTCTTAAACAGTTTGTTTATTTCAGGGTGACACACTCCAGAGATGGAGAACAGAACCTTTCATTATGATAACTGGTAGTGGGAGGTAAATTTATTCTTCTTTTCTTAATTGTATCTTTGTATTATCCTAGAATCTTGGGAGTGCAGGAAGTTGTTTTATCTTTGCGCTTGTTTTATATGCATGTCTATATTGTGTTTGGTTTCAGGTGGGTGCCACCTTCTCTTCCTACAGAAAAAAGCCCAGACCCTGAGAAGGAGTCAGGCGCAACGTATGCGGCAGGACGAAGCAGGGTAGTTCTTCATTTTATGCTCATGGCGAGCTTTATTCTTTTGTAGGCTAGATATATGCATCCGTGCTCCTTGCTCTTGAATTTTGGTCTCTCTTCTGACCTAGGGGAACTCTGCTTTTCTTGTGCAGCGTGTCGAGCTTGAAAGGACACTTACGGATTCTCAGAGGGATGAGTTTGAGGATATGTTACGTGCGTTGACACTGGAGAGAAGTCAGATCAAAGATGCTATGGGGTTCTCTTTGGATAACGCTGATGCTGCAGGGGAGGTATGCATTCTGTGTGTTCAACATTGGGGAAGTAAGTTAGTAGCAGTTGTGAATCAATGTGGTTTTGCAGATATGAAAATTATGGTGTCTGttccataaatataaaattGGCAGTGTATTGTAGATGAACAAGATGTGTGTAAGGGCTAGACTCTAGTACTTGATAGTTGTGTCactatctgtgtgtgtgtgtgtgtgtatatatatatatatattgttgagcTTTCTTTTGCGTAAGTAGTGCATTTTTAGATTAGTTACATATTCTACAATGTACACTGACAGATCCTCTGTGTTGGTTTACTGAAATTGTCTTGGTTTCCCTGACAGATAGTTGAAGTTCTAACCGAATCTCTTACCCTCAAAGAAACACCAATACCCACAAAAGTTGCAAGATTGATGCTTGTGTCTGACATCCTTCATAATAGTAGCGCTCCTGTGAAGAATGCATCTGCATACCGTACAAAATTCGAGGCTACATTGCCTACCATTATGGAGAGCTTCAATGATTTGTACCGTAGCATAAGTGGAAGAATTACTGCTGAAGCTCTCAAGGTTTGTCCTTGATTTGGTAATTGTTTTGTTATATAtgctttcttttattttttacatttctTTTGTTAGGGCCGAATAATCTTTGCTTTCAACGATTTCCCACATCGATTTGTTTTGGTTTGTGTAGCCAACCCTATATTGTTGGAAATTAAAGCTTTGGCATTGTACATTTATTTTGCACTGATCCAATGTGGATTGAACAATTATAGGAGAAGGTGCTGAAAGTGCTTCAGGTTTGGTCAGACTGGTTTTTGTTTTCAGATGCATATGTAAATGGATTGCGAGCTACTTTTCTTCGACCTAGTTCTTCTGGGGTTGTTCCTTTCCATTCCATAAGTGGTGATGCACCAGAACTGGAACAAAAGATAGGCCGTGCTGAAAATGTGAGTGATGGGATCAAGGCTAACCAGGATGTGGCATTGGCTATGGGCGAGGGAGCTGCCATGAAAGAGCTGCTAAGTCTCCCTCTTCCTGAGCTGGAGAGGCGCTGTAGGCACAATGGACTTTCGCTTGTTGGGGGAAGAGAAATGATGGTTGCACGATTACTTTATCTCGGAGAAGCTGAGAAGCAACGGGGATCTGAACTGGAAGAGGACTTGAAATATGCACAGACCCATCTAAGCACAAATAGATATGCGAATGTGCAGAAAGACACAAATGCTGAGATGGAGGCTGGAAGATCATCAGCTTGGAACTATTATGGGGATGATGTGATCTCTGAAGCAAGAGAGCCAAATAGTCTGCCGGCATCACTTTCTATTCCACAACCTGAACTGAAAGCATTCAAGGAGAAAGCAGAAAATCTTTTACCAGCTTCAAAATGGGCTCGTGAGGACGATGATGGTGAGCCTAATCAAAGTTCTAGAGGTTTGGGGTTAAGTTACTCATCATCTGGGAGTGAGAATGCTGCAGATGATCTTGGTAATGCTGAGGATGACGAGCTTGCAGCTCAGACTAGTACTGCAACTCAACCTGAAATCACCATTAATGAAGAACAGCGGTTAGTTCTGCTGTTTTACTTATTTCTTTTTtcagttttattttgttatggCTCCCTTACTGGGTTCTTCACTTGTATTAGTCTGTATTTTCCATAAGAACTCCAAGAGATGTTAATTATTGCATGATTACGACATGGTTGTAATCTTATTTCCCTCTGACTATTAAACCCTGATCACCAGTGTGCCTGGTTTTCATTTTCTTAAATTGTAGTTGCATATATGGTGACTTCATACATGTTTGATGTTTGGCTCTATTCCTTCAGACAAAAAATGAGACGTCTAGAAGTTGCATTGATGGAATATCGGGAGTCACTGGAGGAAGGAGGTGTCAAAAGTCCAGAGGACATTGAGCGGAAGGTTGCTGTTTATAGGAAACGCCTGGAATCAGAGTACGGTTTGTCAGATTCGGGCAAAGATCTTTCCAGGAGTAGTAAGCTCTTTCCCTTTGTACTTTATACATGccaagatttttattttatactgtttaatactatttttattttatatttctgCTGGATTCCATTTGTCCTTAAATTCTTATTTATTCTTTTCTGTTGGTTTATATATTTTACCCTCCCTTCCAGAAGTAAGAGCTTAAGCATGTTTACAGGTCCAATATGTGGGTTTTCCCGGTCCATTAAGTTCAAGTAAGTTTGAATAAGAGTGAATAAAGGCATTAGGTTCAAATAAGGGTTGCCCAAGTGCAATTGACAACTATAAATTCTATTATGGGCCAACAAGATCAGATAAGGGCTAGTAACTTTATGCGAGCCATGCTAATTGgataattttaaatgtcatAGCTAAAACCAACTTAAATGATCGGGTTAATTAGTATGCTAATTAGTATTGTTAATGGTGGTCACTAATTGTCGTGTCATGGAGCATGGTTTTGGTTTCTTGTCAACATTTACACACTGAAGTCTAAAAGCTTCTATTTGGAGTGGATCTTGGTATGGGGTCTTTATATGAAGTCTTGATAAGCTAAACCAAGCTTTTTTGGTTTGTTGAATGCATTAGCTGACCTAGAAGTCGTGGAACTTTTATTTTGGTTGCTTATATTTTGACCAGGGTCATATGATTTGCCAATCTCCTTGCTAACCGCGAATCGAAAAAAGccaattatggtcggttttgtgCTATTCTTGGGAAAATTTGAGCGGATTgcaaattcaaaaagcaaattagctagtgaattatgttacactaatTTTGATTCACTGTTCATCAGTTGATGCTGATGTATTGTGTCAATGACTGCTGCAGAAAGAACATCTGAGCGAAATCATCGTGAATCTTCTCGAAAACGACAGCGCAGCAGGAGTCGAAGTGGGAGCCTGCCCCGAAGAGGGTCAAATAGGGAGAAGGAAGATGTCGATAGGGATTACCGTGCCAAAGAGAGGGCTAAATCTCATGATTCAGATAGCGAGAGGAACAGGAGCAGAAGTAGAGATCGCGAGAGGAGTGGTGGTCTTGAAAGGGATGATAGCCAAAGAGACAAGGATAGACGACGAAGGATAAGGTGATGGTGGTAGTTTTTCGTTGCTTCTGAACAGATTCGAGCCTACTAAATGAAATTGGTGTTGATCGACTGTAAGGTTGCGAGTTGCAAGCGGATATATTGCTTTGTACTTGAATCAGGAATTAGTCCAAAGATTGATATGATAAGGAACTTTTGAAGTATATTTATTCCATTTTGTTATGTAGAGGTGGATAAATGAGTTTATTAATCTGAATCTGTTTCTGACCCGATAACATGAAAGTGAATTATCATCTCTTGTTTACAAAGGTACAAGCTTTGACCCGAATAATAAATTACATGACAACTAAATGTTCACCTCTACTTATAAGATACTCCTATAACCCTTGAGGATGTATGATATTTAGCAAAAAtgacttgttttgtttttctcattttGTTATATAATTTCTTCATGATTCTTTTAAAGGTGTATTAAGCCATGCAACTTTATTGTTGCTGGTGAACACTAATAAAAAGTTATTTCTTATTGACCTTCTTTAGTAGCAGTCTAGCAGACATCATATATTGTTAAGAGTCAATTAGAAATATGTGTTTTGAGTAAGATCAAGGATATGCTATAGACTCTCATACAATTTATATTACTTTATCATGTTTgggttattttaaatttgtgtaaaGTTGAATATACACGTTTATTGTTAATGACCaatcacaaataatatatactttttagtCTTGTTAATTTTGCTATATTGTAGAAATCAAAGTAAGAATTTTTTGTAAATTGTGTTGCAAAATGATATTTTTGTAGTTGTGTAACAATATTAACAGTACAAAGAGAGTATATTGATGATTATATAAgtcaaataaacaaaatgagATCGTGTATAATTCTACCAACTAGTTAAGCTCAAATCCACTAAATTATTCCTTCGTGGCATCCAATTTACTCCTTATTTTTGGCACGACGACTAAAAAATTGTGTGTAATGTGATGGTTTAAAATAGTGGcgtatataaaaataaaaaatcttgtGAAAAGTAAAAGTGATGAtatcatatttaaaaataaaaataatgcagaTTAATTATAATACAATAGGAAAAAGTAAGGTACATTGAGTATATCAGACTAGTAAACAAGTTCTAAATAAGGACATAATTGCATAAAAGTCAAGTTTAAGTCTTTACTCTTAAATTAAGTGGCCGAACATTTAGGTAAGACATTGAGATGTAGATTAAAAAGGTTGTTGGCAGCACTTACCTGACTTAGTTAACTAAAATTGTAAACTTGTAATAAAGACCTTTTCTCATATACAAAATCATGTCATTATCCGGTGATTTTCACCGGAATTTGCTGAAGTCAGATGTACCTAcaaaattttatctttataagAATAAGATACAGTTTTGATTGACCTTTATTGCAAATATCATCTTACAGTAATACatctacttcctccgtttttttTCAGACGAAGGAGTTAAATAGGTTATTATGTTGTCTATTTACCAAGTATAATTTGTTCCTCATATTTCGTGTCAAAATAAGTGTCGTAATAAATAAGAATACATGTgacggaggaagtataagaaagataaataatttaatgagTCGTTTTACTGCAtgcaattataataaaaaatcatcatcatcattatcatcatcttaCCCAATGTATCCGGTGCTAGGAAGAGAAgaaagacgacaactcatacctataaaaaAGAGTGCGGTCAAAAAATCCCTCGGCTCAAGAATAATTTAGAATTCAGCTCGTCAAAAACCAGAATGCAACAAGTAGGAGCATTCAATTACCAACAACAATCAAGACTCAACTACAAACCCCGAACCTAATTACAACACATTAGTAGCTTCCTACTCATTTTACTTCTCTATAAATATCACAGAATCAATGTATTCATACCAAATATCTAATCAAAATCCATCACCTTGATATCAAATTATAAGCATGGCTAACCTAAGACAGTTATGTGCACTTGTTTTGTGCATCTTTGTGGCTGCATTACATGCACAGGTATGGGCGGACCCAAGTGCCCTCTTATGCCCGCACCTAAAGGCAGGCAGAGGGgtattttgaatatatttttatgataacTTTGTACGTATGTGCATGTTTTATATTGGATTTATAGTTTTGTATCTACTAGTTATTTGACTCTTGCGGGTTTTCTTTTTTCTGGATTCGCACAGGCTGTGATAAACTGCGGTTTGGTCTCCGAGAACCTTGCGCCATGCCTTGCATTCCTAGAGAGCGGTCAAGGACCGTCCGCAGCTTGCTGTAATGGtgttaaaacccttaaaactaTGGCTGCTACTGTCCAGGACAGAAGAACTGCTTGCAGGTGCATGAAATCTACTGCTGCTGCTATTCCTGGTATCAGCCAGAAGTACACTGCTGCACTTCCTAGCAAATGTGGAGTTAGTCTTCCAGGAGCAGTTGGGCCCCAGACAGACTGCAATCAGTATGCTTCCTTCTAACTTATTCATTTCCGCAATGCCATTTAATAGATCCCTAATTAGCTGGGGTTCAAGGTATTGGTATTTGGTAACGTATCACAAGTCTTTAACTATCAGGTTAAGCTAGTTGCGCTAACGATTTAAGCTCCGGTTGATCTTATATATTCTATCAAGTCTATTGACACGAGAATGCAACACATGTTCTCCTCATACATGATGCTAAATATTCCAAATGCTTAAATTGATTGTTAAAACCTcacgatatgttatatactctaacaaaataTATGCAGCAAAACCcgttaaaaataaaagttattatTTTCAACTGACTCTAGATAACAAACATGATCTAGAATTTAACATTTAGGGGTATTGATTGAAAACCTATCAATATTAAACTATGtaacatataacaaaaaaaaaaatatagaaaacaaaatttttcaACACATGACGTGAAAAGGTGAGTGTTCAATCTTAGATTCACACTTACAAcattcactacaaaaaaataataaaatggcgACAAACCATTTCATCGCCATTTGATAGCTAAACGGTCAAAGTAGGTCTGGCGACGGGCTGGCGACGAGATACGAGGTGGTCGCTATTCCTTTCGTCGCTAATCTCAAAATGGACACCATTTCCTCGCCTTTTCTTAGCGACCAATTTGCGACCCAAATCCCGTTGCCAAACTGGCGACCACCATCTTCTAGCTATTTAGTCGCCACCGGGCGACCACCATGTCGTAGCTGTGTCGTCGCCTGCCTATCAGCCTGCTTAGCGACCCGCTTTCCGTCGCCAACTGTCGCCTATTATATTTActagtgtgtatatatatatatatatatatatatatatatatatatatataatatttgttgtaatattaaaataaatatatatacacataaaacaagtaactaaaaataaagagctggaaatatatatatatatatatatatatatatatatatatatatatatatatatatatatatatatatatatatatatatatatatatatataaaattaaagtttatgtacaaagtcacaaaaagtacatatatttaatcattcatttggaAGAGAAGATtgttacaaattgagatgggattgaatgaattttaaaaaagagttctcgttctctttgaatttgttccGTCAGCCTTTGGTGAGTCTCATAGTAGTCTGAACATTTCGCATTTGCACCGCTTtccttaattgattattgaacttcatttaccatttgcaccgcttcccataattgattattgaactccaTAGGCTGTGGCTCTTTGACCTTTCGATTGttcttgaaatattaaaaaaaaaagatttaaaactaAATATGAATATAAGAAAAAACTGGAAAATATTAGCACTAAACATGTTTCAAAAATGCCATTAttcgaaaatattaaaaaaacataaaaatatgtcgaaaataacataaaacaaaatctaggaaaaaaaaaacattaaacatgctcaagttATACCGAAATTcggaattgataaaaaaaaaaagcatcatgaaacaaaatattatcataatcatcaagaacattgaaaaaatacaaaaaaatatataataaatactaaCCTTTTAATAACAAGATGAGAATTTTAGAGTTGAAAATAAGTTGTAACCACAAGATGATGAGGATAAGattaagaaagaaaagaaaataaatagagaTTGAGAATAatggatgaaaagaaaaaatggaGTTGGAAACTTCATAACGCGTATAAGGAATGAAGAAGTATAAGGTAAGTGAAGACAGACTTGTAGCAAATGAGAAATGAGAGTAGGATACACGGCttttataatcaatatttagCGACCGCCAGGATGGTCGCTGGTTGGTCGCTAAAGCATTGACATGACAGGAGGTTTGACTCTCTGATCTTAGCGACCGGCAGGTTGGTCGCTAGGTGGTCGCTCTGCCTTGGAAATGAAAAAAGTTTGCGTGCTGCAGTAAGGAAAAAATCGGCTGgcagtatttttttaaaaatattattattattattattattattattattgttattttcattattattattattattgttgttattattattattattattattattattattgttattttcataataataataattattattgttatttttattattattattattattattattattattattattattattattattattattattattacttatttttatgtgttattattattattgttgttgttgttattattattattactgcaaaatattaataattcggaggaatataataaaattgtattaaatattataaaatattaaataattacatataaataattaaactactCTTCATCACTAAAATACTCGTTGTTCTCAACATCTTCATCTAAACAATGGATCATATAATTGACGTGCTTGACTTGCCAACACAAATGGATCATATAAACAATACTATTGACATTTGAAAAACGTTACTCGTTTGATAGGTTACTCGTTTTTCGTTTATACCCTTGatgtgatcctttgttttacttggcacacacaacaaagtGTTTGTTTTCCAATATGGCAAATTCCAAAATATGCTCCTCTTCTTCCATCCTGCAGAGTACTTAATAACCTCTTTATTATGTTCCGATGCATTTTCTTCAAGCAATTGATCAAGCAATTCATTTCCAGTTCGAATAATAGGTGGATCTCTTTTCTCAATATGGCCTGATCTGAAATTTATTCTATTTCTCCTATAGGGACGACTTCTATCTAAATTCCTTCTATACAGTCAAACCAACACATCTTCAGGTTATGAGTAAGGTAAAAGGCTTGTGAATCATCCATGTAGTAAGGGCAAGCATATCGGCCCGCCGTACTCCACCCGGACAACATCGAATAAGCTGGAAAGTCATTGATTGTCCACATTAAAGCTCCTCGCAGTTGAaaattctcctttcttgacacATCTAATGTACATATCCCCTCCTTCCACAACATATTCAgctcttgtattagtggttgaagatataagtcaatgttgtgctttggattaccgCGAGACcttattcccccaatatatcaaacatccgttaggacaacaatctatcttccCAACGGGTAATCCAAAGGCAgatatttgttttttcgtttcgtagaagctgtttaccatcgtattctcttcTGATAACACTTCGTTCACAATAGCACAAATATCATGCACCATCTGGAAACacactaaaattcatttttaacacctaaatataatataataatataattattcaactgattagtaagttaatgacaataaaaatatatataaaacaattcatgaaagtaacaatatatgataataatataattattctaataacaattattaaggaaaattaatgacaattaaaataaaatataaaacaataaaagaatataaaaaactcaagtaaataacaaacgaaataaaatatgtactaattaaataaaaaacctCTACTAATTCTTTAGTTACCGAAATATACGATACACAATAATTCTGCgtgttatttatagaaaatatggcGACAACACGGCCATGAGAAACCCATCGCCatgttttcaaattcaaattgaaaaagtGGCGGCGACCATATGGCTTCCAAACCACCGTCGCctatgtttattaaaaaaaaaaaatttacggtCTACTTGGCGACTAAATCGCGACCACAACTTGAATGTCGCAAagagttatttaaaaaaaaaaaaaaaaattggtgatCATAGGGGGCGACCACATAGCTTGTCGCcagataattaaaataataataataataataataatgaaaataataataataataataataataataataataataataataataataataataacaacgttgtaataatactaatactaataataaaataatattaataataataataataataataattttaaaaaaatattgcaaGCCGATTTTTTCCATACTGCGCACGCAAACTTTTTTCATTTCCAAGGACCAGCGACCGGAATCCTCG
The Amaranthus tricolor cultivar Red isolate AtriRed21 chromosome 11, ASM2621246v1, whole genome shotgun sequence DNA segment above includes these coding regions:
- the LOC130827837 gene encoding non-specific lipid-transfer protein-like isoform X2, which gives rise to MANLRQLCALVLCIFVAALHAQAVINCGLVSENLAPCLAFLESGQGPSAACCNGVKTLKTMAATVQDRRTACRCMKSTAAAIPGISQKYTAALPSKCGVSLPGAVGPQTDCNQVN
- the LOC130827837 gene encoding non-specific lipid-transfer protein-like isoform X1 — protein: MANLRQLCALVLCIFVAALHAQAVINCGLVSENLAPCLAFLESGQGPSAACCNGVKTLKTMAATVQDRRTACRCMKSTAAAIPGISQKYTAALPSKCGVSLPGAVGPQTDCNQDDFYLNSFYTVKPTHLQVMSKVKGL
- the LOC130827836 gene encoding protein RRC1-like isoform X1, yielding MSSFSITRKKTPFQKHREEKEAKKKRAEDETARLYEEFLESFQGEDLPGSKAFVRGGLINPNDKVKADSEGGNSKDGVSGSKKGSRYVPSFLPPPMATKGREIEREETREKPKEKEKGRARNIDNFMEELKQEQEMREKRNQERGKWRDGRNEEQSNTLTRFDELPEDFDASGRGSFDDGDPQTTNLYVGNLAPTVDENFLLRTFGRFGPIASVKIMWPRTDEERRRQRNCGFVAFMNRADAQAAKDEMQGVIVYDNELKMGWGKSVSLPSQALPAPPPGHMAIRSKEGSTVILSGSGTPVAPAPNQNSELVLTPNVPDITVVPPEDRHLRHVIDTMALYVLDGGCAFEQAIMERGRGNPLFSFLFELGSKEHMYYVWRLYSFAQGDTLQRWRTEPFIMITGSGRWVPPSLPTEKSPDPEKESGATYAAGRSRRVELERTLTDSQRDEFEDMLRALTLERSQIKDAMGFSLDNADAAGEIVEVLTESLTLKETPIPTKVARLMLVSDILHNSSAPVKNASAYRTKFEATLPTIMESFNDLYRSISGRITAEALKEKVLKVLQVWSDWFLFSDAYVNGLRATFLRPSSSGVVPFHSISGDAPELEQKIGRAENVSDGIKANQDVALAMGEGAAMKELLSLPLPELERRCRHNGLSLVGGREMMVARLLYLGEAEKQRGSELEEDLKYAQTHLSTNRYANVQKDTNAEMEAGRSSAWNYYGDDVISEAREPNSLPASLSIPQPELKAFKEKAENLLPASKWAREDDDGEPNQSSRGLGLSYSSSGSENAADDLGNAEDDELAAQTSTATQPEITINEEQRQKMRRLEVALMEYRESLEEGGVKSPEDIERKVAVYRKRLESEYGLSDSGKDLSRSKRTSERNHRESSRKRQRSRSRSGSLPRRGSNREKEDVDRDYRAKERAKSHDSDSERNRSRSRDRERSGGLERDDSQRDKDRRRRIR
- the LOC130827836 gene encoding protein RRC1-like isoform X2; translation: MATKGREIEREETREKPKEKEKGRARNIDNFMEELKQEQEMREKRNQERGKWRDGRNEEQSNTLTRFDELPEDFDASGRGSFDDGDPQTTNLYVGNLAPTVDENFLLRTFGRFGPIASVKIMWPRTDEERRRQRNCGFVAFMNRADAQAAKDEMQGVIVYDNELKMGWGKSVSLPSQALPAPPPGHMAIRSKEGSTVILSGSGTPVAPAPNQNSELVLTPNVPDITVVPPEDRHLRHVIDTMALYVLDGGCAFEQAIMERGRGNPLFSFLFELGSKEHMYYVWRLYSFAQGDTLQRWRTEPFIMITGSGRWVPPSLPTEKSPDPEKESGATYAAGRSRRVELERTLTDSQRDEFEDMLRALTLERSQIKDAMGFSLDNADAAGEIVEVLTESLTLKETPIPTKVARLMLVSDILHNSSAPVKNASAYRTKFEATLPTIMESFNDLYRSISGRITAEALKEKVLKVLQVWSDWFLFSDAYVNGLRATFLRPSSSGVVPFHSISGDAPELEQKIGRAENVSDGIKANQDVALAMGEGAAMKELLSLPLPELERRCRHNGLSLVGGREMMVARLLYLGEAEKQRGSELEEDLKYAQTHLSTNRYANVQKDTNAEMEAGRSSAWNYYGDDVISEAREPNSLPASLSIPQPELKAFKEKAENLLPASKWAREDDDGEPNQSSRGLGLSYSSSGSENAADDLGNAEDDELAAQTSTATQPEITINEEQRQKMRRLEVALMEYRESLEEGGVKSPEDIERKVAVYRKRLESEYGLSDSGKDLSRSKRTSERNHRESSRKRQRSRSRSGSLPRRGSNREKEDVDRDYRAKERAKSHDSDSERNRSRSRDRERSGGLERDDSQRDKDRRRRIR